From Rutidosis leptorrhynchoides isolate AG116_Rl617_1_P2 chromosome 3, CSIRO_AGI_Rlap_v1, whole genome shotgun sequence, a single genomic window includes:
- the LOC139901210 gene encoding uncharacterized protein, protein MANFMAEFINPGPPTAVSEMILHTVTWELFTNGASSSDGAGAGLILINPDGEEHIYTLHFAFSVSNNEAKYEALLSGIRIAKKMSVNALKVAVDSQLVENQLNGTFEARDHAMQKYLKLATELDNKFDSFSITQVSCSMNKKADALSKLSLLTFSHIAKDIWVEVIEQKSTDMVADMAKTDDFICAVSSGRNT, encoded by the exons ATGGCTAATTTCATGGCAGAATTCATCAATCCAGGACCACCAACAGCTGTTAGCGAAATGATACTCCATACCGTCACGTGGGAGCTCTTCACTAACGGGGCGTCTAGTTCAGATGGGGCTGGTGCCGGGTTGATACTTATTAACCCAGACGGCGAAGAACACATCTATACCTTACACTTCGCTTTTTCTGTTTCTAACAATGAAGCCAAATATGAAGCGTTACTCTCTGGGATACGCATAGCGAAAAAAATGAGTGTTAATGCATTGAAAGTGGCGGTTGATTCGCAGCTGGTGGAAAATCAGCTGAACGGAACGTTCGAAGCCAGAGATCATGCAATGCAAAAATATTTGAAACTAGCGACAGAATTGGATAACAAATTTGACTCTTTTTCAATCACGCAAGTGTCATGCTCGATGAACAAGAAAGCTGACGCCCTCAGCAAGCTTTCTTTGTTGACGTTTAGCCACATCGCtaaagacatatgggtggaagttATCGAGCAAAAATCTACCGATATG GTggctgatatggccaaaacggatgattttatttgtgcggtgtcatcAGGTCGCAACACGTAA